The Mycolicibacterium mageritense genome contains a region encoding:
- a CDS encoding acetate--CoA ligase family protein has product MNRPLPRDLTALFDPRSVAIIGASNDETKYGNWLSVQALRMPGDRALHLVNRRGEPVLGRQTVTALAEVSDPVDLVAVAVPAAGFEQAVEDALAAGARAIVGVTAGFAELGAEGRVLQERIVKRVRDAGALLLGPNCLGVLDSTTQLYLASNPMPAGRVALLSQSGNMALELSGFLAARGHGFSRFVSLGNQADLGVADVIRSCAAHTGTDVIAVYCEDFGDGRAFVAAAAEAAAVGKPVLLLTVGGSEASVRGAQSHTGALTSDSAVIAAACRAAGVRRVHSPRELADAAAALLSFGPTGVRRVGVVADGGGHAGVGSDIVEAAGLSVPEFDASVSAALRALLPPSAAVTNPVDLAGAGEQDITSFAKVLETTLSNEHLDAVLITGYFGGYGGYGDTLAAREIETAHEMTRIAKAHGKPVVVHTMHHGSEAARVLAESGLPVFAAVEDAARTLAVFGDGKTPPPVPQLAETAERAAESDSYWEARELFRAAGLSFPGAALVESADAAADAAARIGYPVVVKAMGLLHKSDSGGVALGLADEDQLRAAVLDMQERLQPPGFCVEAMADLRDGVELIVGVQSDPRFGPVAMVGLGGIFTEVLKDVAFALAPVDQATARDMLDGLRAAALLHGVRGRPPVDLDAAAAAIAAVTSVAAHHPEITELEVNPLLATPTGALGLDARIVLNP; this is encoded by the coding sequence ATGAACCGGCCCCTGCCCCGCGATCTCACCGCGCTGTTCGACCCGCGCTCCGTCGCGATCATCGGCGCAAGCAACGACGAGACCAAATACGGCAACTGGCTCAGCGTGCAGGCGCTCCGCATGCCCGGCGACCGGGCTCTGCATCTGGTGAACCGGCGCGGTGAGCCCGTGCTGGGCCGGCAGACCGTGACAGCGCTCGCCGAGGTGTCCGATCCGGTCGACCTCGTCGCCGTTGCGGTCCCGGCTGCCGGTTTCGAGCAGGCCGTCGAAGACGCCCTGGCCGCGGGAGCCCGCGCAATCGTCGGTGTCACAGCGGGTTTCGCCGAGCTCGGCGCCGAAGGCCGGGTGCTGCAGGAACGCATCGTCAAGCGGGTCCGCGACGCGGGCGCGCTGCTGCTGGGCCCGAACTGTCTCGGCGTGCTGGACTCCACGACCCAGCTGTACCTCGCGTCGAACCCGATGCCGGCCGGACGCGTCGCACTACTGTCCCAGAGCGGCAACATGGCGCTGGAGCTGTCCGGGTTCCTGGCCGCGCGCGGTCACGGCTTCTCGCGCTTCGTATCCCTCGGCAACCAGGCAGATCTCGGCGTCGCCGACGTCATCCGCTCGTGCGCGGCGCACACCGGCACCGATGTGATCGCGGTGTACTGCGAGGACTTCGGCGACGGCCGCGCGTTCGTGGCGGCCGCCGCGGAAGCCGCCGCGGTGGGCAAGCCCGTGCTGCTGCTCACCGTCGGAGGCAGCGAAGCCTCCGTCCGCGGCGCCCAATCCCACACCGGCGCACTGACTTCCGACAGCGCCGTGATCGCCGCCGCGTGCCGCGCCGCGGGTGTCCGCCGGGTGCACTCCCCGCGTGAACTCGCCGACGCCGCGGCCGCACTGCTGAGCTTCGGGCCCACCGGGGTTCGGCGCGTCGGCGTGGTCGCCGACGGTGGTGGTCACGCCGGCGTCGGTTCGGACATCGTCGAGGCCGCGGGCCTGAGTGTGCCCGAGTTCGACGCCTCGGTGAGTGCCGCGCTGCGTGCCCTGCTGCCACCGTCGGCGGCCGTGACCAACCCGGTCGATCTGGCCGGGGCAGGCGAACAGGACATCACGTCGTTCGCCAAGGTGCTCGAGACGACGCTGTCCAACGAACACCTCGATGCCGTGCTGATCACCGGATACTTCGGCGGCTACGGGGGTTACGGCGACACGCTGGCCGCCCGCGAGATCGAGACCGCCCATGAGATGACGCGCATCGCCAAAGCCCACGGCAAGCCCGTCGTGGTGCACACCATGCACCACGGCAGCGAGGCCGCGCGGGTACTGGCCGAATCCGGTCTTCCGGTGTTCGCCGCGGTCGAGGACGCCGCCCGGACCCTGGCCGTATTCGGTGACGGGAAGACCCCGCCCCCGGTGCCGCAGCTCGCCGAAACCGCCGAGCGGGCAGCCGAATCCGACAGTTACTGGGAGGCTCGAGAGCTGTTCCGCGCGGCCGGGCTGAGCTTCCCCGGCGCGGCACTGGTGGAATCGGCCGACGCCGCCGCCGACGCCGCGGCACGCATCGGATATCCCGTCGTCGTGAAAGCCATGGGCCTGCTGCACAAGTCGGACTCCGGCGGCGTCGCGCTCGGCCTGGCCGACGAGGACCAACTCCGAGCCGCGGTGCTGGACATGCAGGAGCGCCTGCAACCGCCGGGATTCTGCGTGGAGGCGATGGCCGATCTGCGCGACGGCGTGGAACTCATCGTCGGCGTGCAGAGCGATCCGCGGTTCGGCCCGGTCGCCATGGTGGGCCTCGGCGGCATCTTCACCGAGGTGCTCAAGGACGTCGCGTTCGCGCTGGCTCCCGTCGACCAGGCGACCGCCCGCGACATGCTCGACGGCCTGCGCGCGGCTGCCCTGCTGCACGGCGTCCGCGGCCGCCCGCCCGTGGATCTGGATGCGGCAGCGGCCGCGATCGCGGCGGTCACCTCGGTGGCCGCGCACCATCCCGAGATCACCGAGCTCGAGGTCAACCCGCTGCTGGCCACGCCGACCGGCGCGCTGGGCCTCGACGCCCGCATCGTCCTGAACCCCTGA
- a CDS encoding SDR family oxidoreductase, translating to MVGEPSTRTAGALSPSLHRGNVVLITGGGTGIGRATALEFARCGADIVVAGRRAEPLKDTVAEIEAMGARALAVPTDIRDEEQVAEMVTQTLDRFGRIDVLVNNAGGQFSAPAEDISLKGFRAVHRLAVDGSWAVTREVAVRAMIPQRSGVIFFMAFSPRRGIASFVHATSARAALENLASGLSLEWSKYRIRTICIAPGTIATAGMDANYAEDARAQWAAAVPLGRLGTAEDISPTIAFLASPASSYITGTTVVIDGGADAWGNAQPAPQLKDDE from the coding sequence ATGGTGGGAGAGCCGTCGACGCGCACAGCCGGCGCCCTGAGCCCTTCGTTGCACCGCGGCAACGTCGTGTTGATCACGGGCGGGGGCACCGGAATCGGCCGGGCGACCGCGCTGGAATTCGCCCGCTGCGGCGCCGATATCGTGGTGGCGGGCCGGCGGGCCGAACCGCTCAAGGACACCGTCGCCGAGATCGAGGCCATGGGTGCCCGTGCGCTGGCAGTGCCGACCGACATCCGCGACGAGGAACAGGTCGCCGAGATGGTCACCCAGACGCTTGATCGGTTCGGCCGCATCGACGTGCTGGTGAACAACGCGGGCGGACAGTTCTCGGCCCCCGCCGAGGACATCAGCCTCAAGGGTTTTCGGGCCGTGCACCGGCTGGCGGTCGACGGTTCCTGGGCCGTCACCCGCGAGGTCGCGGTGCGCGCGATGATCCCGCAGCGCAGTGGCGTGATCTTCTTCATGGCATTCTCGCCGCGCCGCGGCATCGCGTCGTTCGTGCACGCGACGTCGGCCCGCGCGGCCCTGGAGAACCTCGCCAGCGGGCTGTCGCTGGAGTGGAGCAAGTACCGGATCCGCACCATCTGCATCGCCCCCGGCACCATCGCGACGGCCGGCATGGACGCCAACTACGCCGAGGACGCCCGGGCCCAGTGGGCCGCGGCGGTCCCGCTCGGACGCCTCGGCACCGCCGAGGACATCTCGCCCACCATCGCCTTCCTCGCCTCCCCTGCCTCCTCCTACATCACCGGCACCACCGTCGTGATCGACGGCGGTGCCGACGCCTGGGGCAACGCCCAACCCGCTCCGCAATTGAAGGACGACGAATGA
- a CDS encoding CHAP domain-containing protein: protein MKLWAALCAVAAVAAVGVAALLVRDAGSPRDTFPRLDAAALSPSARSVIDVLRVQYDSQPPGEHFSEGVSEPWCADFVSWVLNEAGQPLANPNSGHWRIPGVYTLQEYFHAAGRFADARHRPQVGDVALYAEGSPMGLHTNFVVAVDDNTITTVGGNEEGGIRVRSFTPGPAAGLLGYGRLV, encoded by the coding sequence ATGAAGCTGTGGGCAGCGCTCTGCGCTGTGGCCGCGGTGGCGGCCGTCGGAGTGGCGGCCCTGCTGGTCCGCGATGCAGGTTCGCCACGTGACACGTTCCCACGACTCGATGCGGCTGCACTGAGCCCGTCGGCACGCAGCGTCATCGACGTGCTGCGCGTCCAGTACGACTCACAGCCGCCCGGCGAGCATTTCTCCGAAGGCGTGTCCGAGCCGTGGTGTGCCGACTTCGTCAGCTGGGTGCTCAACGAGGCGGGGCAGCCCTTGGCCAACCCGAACTCAGGGCACTGGCGCATCCCCGGCGTCTACACGCTGCAGGAGTATTTCCATGCCGCGGGCCGCTTCGCCGACGCCCGCCACCGCCCGCAAGTAGGCGATGTGGCCCTCTACGCCGAAGGCAGCCCGATGGGGTTGCACACCAATTTCGTTGTGGCCGTTGATGACAACACCATCACCACGGTCGGCGGCAACGAGGAGGGCGGGATCCGCGTGCGGTCGTTCACGCCAGGGCCCGCCGCGGGGCTCCTGGGTTACGGGCGGCTGGTTTAG
- the fbaA gene encoding class II fructose-bisphosphate aldolase, whose amino-acid sequence MPIATPEVYAEMLGRAKEHSFAFPAINCVGSESINAAIKGFADAGSDGIIQFSTGGAEFGSGLGVKDMVTGAVALAEFAHVIAEKYPITVALHTDHCPKDKLDTYVRPLLAISAERVAAGRNPLFQSHMWDGSAIPIDENLTIAQELLKAAAAAKIILEVEIGVVGGEEDGVEAEINEKLYTSPEDFEKTIDALGAGEHGKYLLAATFGNVHGVYKPGNVVLKPEVLAEGQRVAAAKLGLPSGAKPFDFVFHGGSGSLKSEIEDSLKFGVVKMNVDTDTQYAFTRPVAAHMFTNYDGVLKVDGEVGNKKTYDPRSYLKKAEASMSERVVEACNDLHSAGRSVTAG is encoded by the coding sequence ATGCCGATTGCCACCCCTGAGGTGTATGCCGAGATGTTGGGCCGGGCCAAGGAGCACTCGTTTGCGTTCCCGGCGATCAACTGCGTCGGGTCCGAGAGCATCAACGCGGCCATCAAGGGCTTCGCCGATGCGGGCAGTGACGGCATCATCCAGTTCTCGACGGGTGGCGCGGAGTTCGGTTCGGGGCTCGGGGTCAAGGACATGGTCACGGGCGCCGTGGCGCTCGCCGAGTTCGCGCACGTGATCGCCGAGAAGTACCCGATCACGGTCGCGCTGCACACCGACCACTGTCCGAAGGACAAGCTCGACACCTATGTGCGTCCGCTGCTGGCCATCTCGGCCGAACGTGTGGCCGCGGGCCGCAACCCGCTGTTCCAGTCGCACATGTGGGACGGCTCGGCGATCCCCATCGACGAGAACCTGACCATTGCCCAGGAACTGCTGAAGGCCGCCGCGGCCGCCAAGATCATTCTCGAGGTCGAGATCGGTGTGGTCGGAGGCGAGGAGGACGGCGTCGAGGCCGAGATCAACGAGAAGCTCTACACCTCGCCGGAGGATTTCGAGAAGACCATCGACGCGCTCGGCGCGGGGGAGCACGGCAAGTACCTGTTGGCCGCGACGTTCGGCAACGTGCACGGCGTGTACAAGCCCGGCAACGTGGTGCTCAAGCCCGAGGTGCTTGCCGAGGGGCAGCGGGTGGCTGCGGCGAAGCTCGGATTGCCCAGTGGTGCAAAGCCTTTCGATTTCGTCTTCCATGGCGGCTCAGGCTCGCTGAAGTCTGAGATCGAGGATTCGCTCAAGTTCGGCGTGGTGAAGATGAACGTCGACACCGACACCCAGTACGCGTTCACCCGCCCCGTGGCGGCGCACATGTTCACCAACTACGACGGGGTGCTCAAGGTTGACGGCGAGGTGGGCAACAAGAAGACGTACGACCCGCGCAGCTACCTCAAGAAGGCCGAGGCCTCGATGTCCGAGCGCGTGGTCGAGGCCTGCAACGACCTGCACAGCGCGGGCCGGAGCGTGACGGCCGGCTAG
- a CDS encoding LLM class F420-dependent oxidoreductase has product MTARAHIDFPARVGVWWASDTWSMPEAQKVARDVEALGYGSLFLPETVGKEALTQSAAFLAATDRLVVGTGIANIHVRVPSAAESGARTLTALYPGRFVLGLGVSHGPLVERGLGGTYDKPLATMRSYLDRMAAVPEQVEPGVGRPPRLLAALGPKMIEVSGTHADGAHPYLVTPAHTETTREILGPDRWVVSEQAVAIGGDDADQLARAHSHLEVYSGLPNYRNSWLRQGFDESDLVRGGSDRLARALVGMGGAEQAAAAVTAHLDAGADHVVVQVLGAGPTADPRPALTELAAVLGLG; this is encoded by the coding sequence TTGACCGCACGAGCACACATCGACTTCCCTGCCCGCGTGGGAGTTTGGTGGGCCAGTGACACCTGGTCCATGCCGGAAGCCCAGAAGGTGGCGCGAGATGTCGAGGCCCTCGGCTACGGCTCGTTGTTCCTGCCGGAAACCGTCGGCAAAGAAGCCCTGACCCAATCGGCAGCGTTTCTGGCGGCGACCGATCGCCTGGTGGTCGGCACCGGCATCGCCAACATCCACGTGCGGGTTCCGTCGGCGGCGGAGTCCGGCGCGCGAACCCTGACCGCGTTGTATCCCGGCCGCTTCGTGCTCGGGCTCGGGGTGAGTCACGGCCCGCTCGTCGAACGCGGTCTCGGTGGCACGTACGACAAGCCGCTCGCGACCATGCGCAGCTACCTCGACCGCATGGCTGCGGTGCCCGAGCAGGTCGAGCCCGGGGTCGGGCGCCCGCCACGGCTGTTGGCCGCGCTGGGCCCGAAGATGATCGAAGTCTCCGGTACGCACGCAGACGGTGCACACCCGTATCTGGTGACGCCGGCACACACCGAGACCACACGCGAAATCCTCGGTCCCGACCGCTGGGTGGTGTCGGAGCAGGCCGTTGCGATCGGTGGTGACGACGCCGATCAACTCGCGCGAGCGCACAGCCATCTGGAGGTCTACAGCGGTCTGCCGAACTACCGCAACTCGTGGTTGCGGCAGGGCTTCGACGAGTCCGACCTGGTGCGTGGGGGTTCGGACCGGCTGGCCCGCGCGCTGGTGGGCATGGGTGGCGCCGAACAGGCAGCTGCCGCGGTCACCGCGCATCTCGACGCGGGTGCCGATCATGTGGTCGTCCAGGTGCTCGGAGCGGGTCCGACCGCGGATCCGCGCCCTGCGCTGACCGAGCTGGCCGCCGTGCTCGGTCTCGGCTAA
- a CDS encoding DUF3151 domain-containing protein, translated as MTRMGDLLGPEPVRLPGDPAAEDELASGEKPAVVAAAHPSASIAWAVLAEEALDDDKAVTAYAYARTGYHRGLDQLRRNGWKGFGPVPFSHEPNQGFLRCVAALARAADDIGETDEFQRCLDLLDDCDPSARAELGLG; from the coding sequence ATGACACGCATGGGTGATCTGCTGGGTCCGGAGCCGGTGCGTCTGCCGGGTGACCCGGCAGCCGAGGACGAACTCGCTTCCGGTGAGAAGCCCGCTGTGGTGGCGGCCGCACACCCGTCGGCGTCGATCGCCTGGGCCGTGCTGGCCGAGGAGGCGCTCGACGACGACAAGGCCGTCACCGCCTATGCCTACGCCCGCACGGGCTATCACCGCGGGCTGGACCAGTTGCGGCGCAACGGCTGGAAGGGCTTCGGCCCGGTGCCGTTCAGCCACGAGCCCAATCAGGGGTTCCTGCGCTGTGTCGCTGCGCTGGCGCGGGCGGCCGACGACATCGGCGAGACCGACGAGTTCCAGCGGTGCCTGGATCTGCTCGACGACTGCGATCCGTCGGCGCGCGCCGAGCTCGGGCTCGGCTAG
- a CDS encoding Rv0361 family membrane protein — MSNPTGPDENNTPEAADERTEHIEVDPVSEPATEVIGSPTAITEAVEQSDERRYTAPSGFDGSTQKIDTPPDPETEVFAPPSGKGAAPQVIPAREEPPRPPQPAATRRSWGWVVAVVLVIAALAAIAVLGTVLLTRKSSSASSQEDKVRATIQDFDGAIQRGDLAALRSITCGSTRDNYVNYDQKAWDETHARVAAAKQYPVVASIDQVIVNGDHAEANVTTFMAFAPQTRSTRSFDLQFRDDQWKVCQAPAG, encoded by the coding sequence ATGTCGAATCCAACGGGACCGGACGAGAACAACACACCGGAGGCGGCAGACGAGCGGACCGAACACATCGAGGTCGACCCGGTATCTGAGCCCGCCACCGAGGTCATCGGCTCACCGACCGCGATCACCGAGGCAGTCGAACAGTCCGACGAACGTCGCTACACCGCACCGTCGGGCTTCGACGGATCAACTCAGAAGATCGACACGCCGCCGGACCCGGAAACCGAGGTCTTCGCGCCACCCTCCGGGAAAGGCGCGGCACCACAGGTCATTCCGGCCCGCGAGGAACCGCCGCGGCCCCCGCAACCGGCTGCGACGCGCCGCAGCTGGGGCTGGGTGGTGGCCGTCGTGCTGGTCATCGCCGCGCTGGCCGCCATCGCGGTGCTCGGCACCGTACTGCTGACCCGCAAGTCCTCGTCGGCGTCCTCGCAGGAGGACAAGGTCCGCGCGACCATCCAGGATTTCGACGGCGCGATCCAGCGCGGTGACCTGGCCGCGCTGCGCTCCATCACGTGCGGCAGCACGCGCGACAACTACGTCAACTACGACCAGAAGGCGTGGGACGAGACCCACGCGCGGGTCGCCGCGGCCAAGCAGTACCCCGTGGTCGCCAGCATCGACCAGGTCATCGTCAACGGCGACCACGCCGAGGCCAACGTCACCACCTTTATGGCCTTTGCACCGCAGACGCGGTCGACGCGCAGCTTCGACCTGCAGTTCCGCGATGATCAGTGGAAGGTCTGCCAGGCCCCCGCCGGGTAG
- a CDS encoding TetR/AcrR family transcriptional regulator: MTAENADDSRKAAILDAAAQLIAERGYHAVRIADIAQVVGTSTGTVHYYFPGKNDVLTAALKHSIDHAFSRQSVELKAIDDAHQRLLKLIDMQLPRVGPVREEWSVWIQFWAEAMIRPELRPIHGAYYERWRETIRRVVERGQRQQVFRTDVDPETIAHRLSALTDGMAIQVLTGTPNMTVSAMKEVLVEYIHDALIPRSPAVNRGASA, from the coding sequence GTGACTGCTGAGAATGCCGACGATTCCCGGAAAGCCGCGATCCTCGACGCCGCGGCACAGCTCATCGCCGAGCGGGGTTATCACGCGGTCCGCATCGCGGACATTGCGCAGGTGGTCGGTACCAGCACCGGGACCGTGCACTATTACTTCCCCGGCAAGAACGACGTCCTGACCGCGGCCCTCAAGCACTCGATCGATCATGCGTTCAGCAGGCAGAGCGTCGAACTGAAGGCCATCGACGACGCGCATCAAAGGTTGCTCAAGCTCATCGACATGCAGTTGCCCCGGGTGGGGCCCGTGCGCGAAGAGTGGTCGGTGTGGATCCAGTTCTGGGCCGAGGCGATGATCCGTCCCGAACTCAGGCCGATCCACGGTGCGTACTACGAGCGGTGGCGCGAAACCATCAGGCGCGTCGTCGAGCGCGGCCAGCGTCAGCAGGTGTTCCGTACCGACGTCGATCCCGAGACCATCGCGCACCGACTGTCGGCGTTGACCGACGGCATGGCGATCCAGGTGCTCACCGGCACGCCGAACATGACGGTCAGCGCCATGAAGGAAGTCCTCGTGGAGTACATCCACGACGCGCTCATCCCGCGGTCGCCCGCGGTGAACCGGGGCGCGAGCGCCTGA
- a CDS encoding DedA family protein yields the protein MPDFMDPLHLIGSFGTWALVGILVVVFVESGVLFPILPGDSLLFVAGMLAAGTAAEASEASQANFELWHLLVFIPIAAILGGQVGYFVGRTIGTSMFKPDARFLKQKYLDEAHAFFEQRGPFAIVIARFVPIVRTLAPIVAGAARMRYAVFSFYNILGAVVWGVGLVLLGYWLGSFEIIQKLLEPIFILIVLASVAPMFIEWYKRRRAAKKAAEPTP from the coding sequence ATGCCGGATTTCATGGATCCGCTGCACCTCATCGGATCCTTCGGCACGTGGGCCCTCGTGGGCATCCTGGTCGTCGTGTTCGTCGAGTCGGGCGTGCTGTTCCCGATCCTGCCCGGCGACTCGCTGTTGTTCGTCGCGGGCATGCTCGCGGCGGGCACGGCCGCCGAGGCCAGTGAGGCCTCGCAGGCCAACTTCGAACTCTGGCACCTGCTGGTGTTCATCCCGATCGCCGCGATCCTCGGCGGCCAGGTCGGCTACTTCGTCGGGCGGACCATCGGCACCTCGATGTTCAAACCCGACGCCCGATTCCTCAAGCAGAAGTACCTCGACGAGGCCCACGCGTTCTTCGAGCAGCGCGGGCCGTTCGCGATCGTCATCGCGCGCTTCGTGCCGATCGTGCGAACCCTGGCGCCGATCGTCGCGGGCGCGGCCCGCATGCGCTACGCGGTGTTCAGCTTCTACAACATCCTCGGTGCCGTGGTCTGGGGCGTCGGCCTGGTGCTGCTGGGCTACTGGCTGGGCAGCTTCGAGATCATCCAGAAACTGCTCGAGCCGATCTTCATCCTGATCGTGCTGGCCTCGGTCGCCCCGATGTTCATCGAGTGGTACAAGCGGCGGCGGGCGGCCAAGAAGGCCGCCGAGCCGACCCCTTAG
- a CDS encoding cation diffusion facilitator family transporter, translated as MGAGHDHSHHNTDTRVSRMLIAAAILSAFFVIELVTALLINSIALLADAGHMLTDLVAMFMGLTAVLLARRGSSSPDRTYGWHRAEVFTAVANAALLLGVAGFILYEAFERLGDAPEVPGVPMIVVALAGLIANAVVVLMLRSDSEHSLAVKGAYMEVVADTVGSIGVLIAGIVTVTTGWPYADVVVAVLVALWVLPRAFALARAALRILSESSPSHIDVEELRTALGAVDGVTGVHDLHVWTLVPGKDMVTAHLTSSADSAQVLDDARAVLTAHGLEHATVQVEPPDSAGDCKCEAKW; from the coding sequence ATGGGCGCAGGCCACGATCACAGCCATCACAACACCGACACCCGGGTCAGTCGCATGCTCATCGCGGCCGCGATCCTGTCGGCGTTCTTCGTCATCGAGCTCGTGACCGCGCTGCTGATCAACTCCATCGCGCTGCTCGCCGATGCGGGCCACATGCTGACCGATCTGGTCGCGATGTTCATGGGGCTGACAGCGGTACTGCTCGCGCGCCGCGGCAGCTCGTCGCCGGACCGGACCTACGGCTGGCATCGCGCCGAGGTGTTCACCGCGGTGGCCAACGCCGCCCTGCTGCTCGGCGTGGCGGGATTCATCCTCTACGAGGCGTTCGAACGGCTCGGCGACGCGCCCGAGGTGCCCGGCGTGCCGATGATCGTCGTGGCCCTGGCGGGCCTGATCGCCAACGCCGTCGTCGTCCTCATGCTTCGGTCGGATTCCGAGCACAGCCTGGCCGTCAAGGGCGCCTACATGGAGGTCGTGGCCGACACGGTCGGCAGCATCGGCGTGCTGATCGCAGGCATCGTGACCGTCACCACGGGCTGGCCCTACGCCGACGTCGTGGTCGCGGTCCTGGTGGCGCTGTGGGTGCTGCCGCGGGCGTTCGCGCTGGCCCGCGCGGCCCTGCGCATCCTGAGCGAGTCCTCCCCCAGCCACATCGACGTCGAGGAGCTGCGGACGGCGCTGGGCGCGGTCGACGGCGTGACGGGCGTGCACGATCTGCACGTGTGGACGCTGGTGCCGGGCAAGGACATGGTCACGGCGCACCTGACCAGCAGCGCCGACAGTGCGCAGGTGCTCGACGATGCCAGGGCCGTGCTGACCGCGCACGGCCTGGAGCACGCGACCGTGCAGGTCGAACCGCCCGACAGCGCGGGCGACTGCAAGTGCGAAGCGAAGTGGTAG
- a CDS encoding XdhC family protein, with product MRDVLADLIEVWRTGGTAGVATVVRTFRSAPRPPGAAMVVAPDGTVSGSVSGGCVEGAVYELAGEVVADGAPVLQRYGVSDDDAFAVGLTCGGVLDVFVEAVSQRTFPELEMLLADIDSHRPAAIATVIAHPDPARVGRRLVIRSDAVTGTLGTERADAAVTDDARGLLDTGRSGVLTFGPDGERRGEGMDVFVASFAPRPRMLVFGAIDFAAAVARQGSLLGYRVTVCDARPVFATQARFPTADEVVVEWPNRYLAQQAAAGAIDGRTVICLLTHDPKFDVPLLEVALRLPAIGYIGAMGSRRTHDDRIARLREAGLTDDEIGRLSSPIGLDLGARTPEETAVSIAAEIIAQRWGGTGRRLAETGGRIHHEHADDQKPTESRSAH from the coding sequence GTGAGAGATGTGCTGGCCGATTTGATCGAGGTCTGGCGCACCGGCGGCACGGCCGGAGTCGCGACAGTGGTGCGCACCTTCCGGTCGGCGCCACGCCCGCCCGGCGCCGCGATGGTGGTGGCACCGGACGGAACGGTCAGCGGATCGGTGTCTGGCGGCTGCGTCGAAGGCGCGGTCTACGAGCTGGCGGGCGAGGTCGTCGCGGACGGCGCACCCGTGCTGCAGCGTTACGGGGTCAGCGACGACGACGCGTTCGCGGTCGGGCTCACCTGCGGCGGCGTGCTCGACGTATTCGTCGAAGCCGTGTCTCAGAGGACTTTTCCCGAACTGGAGATGCTGCTCGCCGACATCGACTCACACCGGCCTGCGGCGATCGCGACGGTCATCGCGCATCCGGACCCGGCGCGAGTCGGCCGGCGGCTGGTGATCCGGTCCGATGCGGTCACCGGCACGCTCGGCACCGAGCGGGCCGACGCCGCCGTCACCGACGATGCCCGTGGCCTGCTCGACACGGGCCGAAGCGGCGTGCTGACGTTCGGCCCGGACGGTGAACGGCGCGGCGAGGGCATGGACGTGTTCGTGGCGAGTTTCGCGCCGCGTCCCCGGATGCTGGTGTTCGGTGCCATCGACTTCGCCGCGGCGGTCGCCAGACAGGGTTCACTGCTGGGCTACCGGGTGACGGTGTGCGACGCGAGGCCGGTGTTCGCCACGCAGGCGCGGTTTCCGACCGCCGACGAAGTGGTCGTCGAATGGCCGAACCGGTACCTGGCACAACAAGCCGCCGCCGGGGCGATCGACGGTCGTACCGTGATTTGTCTGCTGACGCACGACCCGAAGTTCGATGTGCCGTTGCTCGAGGTGGCGCTGCGGTTGCCCGCGATCGGTTACATAGGCGCGATGGGCTCGCGGCGGACGCACGACGACCGGATTGCGCGGTTGCGGGAAGCCGGCCTGACCGACGACGAGATCGGGCGCTTGTCGAGCCCGATCGGTCTCGACCTGGGGGCGCGCACACCGGAGGAAACCGCCGTCTCGATCGCCGCGGAGATCATCGCGCAGCGGTGGGGCGGCACCGGCAGGCGCCTGGCCGAAACAGGTGGACGGATACATCACGAACATGCCGACGATCAGAAACCGACCGAATCGAGGAGCGCGCATTGA